The Argopecten irradians isolate NY chromosome 4, Ai_NY, whole genome shotgun sequence genome has a window encoding:
- the LOC138321931 gene encoding uncharacterized protein: MILVPDQSENDTCCGIVGCFALLIVTKHITEPQISHLLVDLHSRQLVHKDLLKMMSKHNLVFFLVIFAGVCPDQGNCFCWSDALLAAGAGAAAFVAAPVVVPAALGAVGFSAAGTAAGSAGAALMSTYGGSIAAGSAVSVMQSVGAAGIGVAGKAVAGTVAAGVAYTMAGGNCDPKVEKCEP; this comes from the exons ATGATTTTGGTtcctgaccaatcagaaaacgacACATGTTGTGGCATTGTTGGATGTTTTGCGTTACTGATAGTGACAAAACACATCACAGAGCCCCAGATCTCACACCTGTTGGTAGACCTTCACAGCAGACAGCTCGTTCACAAAG ATTTATTGAAGATGATGTCGAAACATAACTTAGTTTTTTTCCTTGTCATCTTCGCCGGAGTATGTCCGGATCAAG GGAACTGTTTCTGCTGGTCGGATGCTCTCTTGGCCGCAGGAGCAGGAGCAGCAGCATTTGTAGCGGCCCCCGTTGTGGTACCGGCCGCACTTGGTGCTGTGGGGTTCTCCGCCGCCGGGACAGCCGCTGGTTCCGCTGGAGCTGCACTGATGTCAACATATGGAGGCAGCATCGCCGCAGGAAGTGCTGTTTCCGTGATGCAATCAGTAGGAGCGGCAGGTATCGGAGTAGCCGGCAAAGCTGTTGCTGGTACCGTGGCAGCGGGCGTTGCCTATACCATGGCCGGTGGCAATTGTGATCCCAAAGTGGAGAAGTGTGAGCCTTAG